One genomic region from Streptomyces sp. Li-HN-5-11 encodes:
- a CDS encoding YkvA family protein, with product MNSTDKVLLVAAVLAAVVLAVAVGLFVRLVRARRELRRAGLPTGPRWVFWGAVLYFVLPFDLLPDPVYLDDIGVLLLALRTLHSAVGERTPVPAPRSGRFGRRGHSDANDYAP from the coding sequence GTGAACTCCACGGACAAGGTGCTCCTCGTCGCAGCGGTCCTCGCGGCCGTCGTGCTCGCCGTGGCCGTGGGCCTGTTCGTACGGCTGGTCCGCGCCCGGCGGGAACTGCGCCGCGCCGGTCTTCCGACCGGTCCGCGCTGGGTGTTCTGGGGGGCTGTCCTCTACTTCGTCCTTCCGTTCGACCTCCTGCCCGACCCGGTGTATCTCGACGACATCGGCGTGCTGCTCCTCGCCCTGCGCACGCTGCACTCCGCCGTCGGCGAACGGACGCCGGTGCCGGCACCCCGATCGGGACGTTTCGGGCGCCGCGGGCACTCGGACGCCAATGACTACGCTCCGTAA
- a CDS encoding DUF397 domain-containing protein: protein MPPVQNGVRASSLDARWIKSRHSNAEGNCVEVAALGGGGIAVRNSRDPDGPALVYTPAEVAAFLAGAKEGEFDHLLASGR from the coding sequence GTGCCACCAGTGCAGAACGGAGTGCGGGCCAGTTCCCTGGACGCCCGCTGGATCAAGAGCCGGCACAGCAACGCGGAGGGCAACTGCGTGGAGGTCGCCGCTCTGGGCGGCGGAGGCATCGCGGTGCGCAACTCACGCGATCCCGACGGGCCCGCCCTGGTGTACACCCCGGCGGAGGTCGCCGCGTTCCTGGCGGGAGCCAAGGAGGGCGAGTTCGACCACCTGCTGGCAAGCGGAAGGTGA
- a CDS encoding SigB/SigF/SigG family RNA polymerase sigma factor, with the protein MAVTNEAQATGTRTELPEVARPSLVAPADARALSRLFFDRLATLEEGTPEHQYARNTLIEMNMSLVRYAAGRFRSRGPQEMEDIVQVGMIGLIKAIDRFELSREVEFTSFAVPYIVGEIKRFFRDTSWAVHVPRRLQEARVELARATEELGSRLGRRPTTRELAELMNLPEQEVVDAMVAANGYTSASLDAAVSGAEDGENVLADFIGTDDTGMELVEDLHSLAPLLAQLDERDRRIIHMRFVEELTQAQIGERLGISQMHVSRLLNRLLTRLRQGMLTETS; encoded by the coding sequence ATGGCGGTGACGAACGAGGCGCAGGCGACGGGTACCCGGACGGAGCTCCCCGAGGTGGCCCGGCCCTCCCTGGTCGCGCCGGCCGACGCGCGGGCCCTGTCACGGCTGTTCTTCGACCGGCTGGCGACGCTGGAGGAGGGCACGCCCGAGCACCAGTACGCCCGCAACACGCTGATCGAGATGAACATGTCCCTGGTCCGCTACGCGGCCGGCCGCTTCCGCAGCCGGGGCCCGCAGGAGATGGAGGACATCGTCCAGGTCGGCATGATCGGGCTGATCAAGGCGATCGACCGGTTCGAACTCAGCCGCGAGGTGGAGTTCACCTCCTTCGCCGTGCCGTACATCGTCGGCGAGATCAAGCGGTTCTTCCGCGACACCTCCTGGGCCGTGCACGTGCCGCGGCGCCTGCAGGAGGCCCGCGTGGAGCTGGCCAGGGCCACGGAGGAGCTCGGCAGCCGCCTGGGCCGCAGGCCCACGACCAGGGAGCTCGCGGAGCTGATGAACCTTCCCGAGCAGGAGGTCGTCGACGCGATGGTGGCCGCCAACGGCTACACCTCCGCCTCCCTGGACGCGGCCGTCAGCGGCGCCGAGGACGGGGAGAACGTCCTGGCGGACTTCATCGGCACGGACGACACCGGCATGGAGCTCGTGGAGGACCTCCACAGCCTCGCCCCGCTCCTCGCGCAGCTCGACGAGCGGGACCGGCGGATCATCCACATGCGGTTCGTCGAGGAACTCACCCAGGCGCAGATCGGGGAGCGTCTCGGCATCTCCCAGATGCACGTCTCCCGCCTGCTCAACCGTCTGCTGACCCGGCTGCGGCAGGGCATGCTGACCGAAACCTCATAA
- a CDS encoding FAD-dependent oxidoreductase, producing MPRPLRVAIVGAGPAGIYAADALLKSDVAAEPGVAIDLFERMPAPFGLIRYGVAPDHPRIKGIITALHQVLDKPQIRLFGNVDYPSDVSLDDLRAFYDAVIFSTGATADRPLPVPGIELDGSYGAADFVSWYDGHPDVPRTWPLTAEKVAVLGVGNVALDVARILAKTADELLPTEIPPNVHEGLKANRAREIHVFGRRGPAQAKFSPMELRELDHSPNIEVIVDPEDIDYDDGSIATRRANKQADMVAKTLENWAIRDAGDRPHKLFLHFFESPVEVLGEDGRVVGLRTERTALDGTGNVKGTGEFKDWDVTAVYRAVGYLSDKLPKLPWDMESGTVPDQGGRIVGETGEHVQSTYVTGWIRRGPVGLIGHTKGDANETVASLLDDYANGRLHTPASPAPEAVDAFLAERGIRYTTWEGWYRLDAAERALGEPQGRERVKIVEREDMLRESGA from the coding sequence ATGCCCCGCCCCCTGCGGGTAGCCATCGTCGGAGCCGGCCCCGCCGGGATCTACGCCGCCGACGCCCTGCTCAAGTCCGACGTGGCCGCCGAGCCGGGCGTGGCCATCGACCTCTTCGAGCGGATGCCGGCGCCGTTCGGCCTGATCCGCTACGGCGTCGCCCCCGACCACCCCCGGATCAAGGGCATCATCACCGCGCTGCACCAGGTGCTCGACAAGCCGCAGATCCGTCTGTTCGGCAACGTCGACTACCCGAGTGACGTCAGCCTGGACGACCTGCGGGCGTTCTACGACGCCGTCATCTTCTCCACCGGCGCGACGGCCGACCGGCCGCTTCCCGTCCCCGGCATCGAGCTCGACGGCTCCTACGGCGCGGCCGACTTCGTCTCCTGGTACGACGGCCATCCGGACGTGCCGCGCACCTGGCCGCTGACGGCCGAGAAGGTCGCCGTCCTCGGGGTCGGCAACGTCGCGCTCGACGTGGCGCGGATCCTGGCCAAGACCGCGGACGAACTGCTGCCGACCGAGATCCCGCCGAACGTCCACGAGGGCCTGAAGGCCAACCGGGCACGCGAGATCCACGTCTTCGGCCGCCGTGGCCCGGCGCAGGCGAAGTTCAGCCCGATGGAGCTGCGGGAGCTTGACCACTCCCCGAACATCGAGGTGATCGTCGACCCCGAGGACATCGACTACGACGACGGCTCGATCGCCACCCGGCGCGCCAACAAGCAGGCGGACATGGTCGCCAAGACCCTGGAGAACTGGGCCATCCGCGACGCCGGCGACCGGCCGCACAAGCTCTTCCTGCACTTCTTCGAGTCCCCGGTCGAGGTCCTCGGCGAGGACGGCCGGGTCGTCGGCCTGCGCACCGAGCGCACCGCGCTCGACGGCACCGGCAACGTCAAGGGCACCGGCGAGTTCAAGGACTGGGACGTCACCGCCGTCTACCGCGCCGTGGGCTACCTCTCCGACAAGCTGCCCAAGCTGCCCTGGGACATGGAGTCGGGCACGGTCCCCGACCAGGGCGGGCGGATCGTCGGGGAGACCGGCGAGCACGTCCAGTCGACGTACGTCACCGGCTGGATCCGGCGCGGCCCGGTCGGCCTCATCGGCCACACCAAGGGCGACGCCAACGAGACGGTCGCGAGTCTCCTGGACGACTACGCGAACGGACGGCTGCACACGCCCGCCTCGCCCGCCCCGGAGGCCGTCGACGCCTTCCTCGCCGAGCGCGGCATCCGTTACACCACGTGGGAGGGCTGGTACCGCCTGGACGCCGCGGAGAGGGCGCTGGGCGAACCGCAGGGCCGGGAGCGCGTGAAGATCGTCGAGCGGGAGGACATGCTCAGGGAGAGCGGGGCGTAG
- a CDS encoding ATP-binding protein, producing the protein MPSPASREFGSSSAVASWPDETAAPGGFARRAGGAPLDVTSCWGSHTITGAFAAAALRIDCGREGFARARTFTRETLRGWSLDHCGDDAAVVVTELAANAARHALPLASGDADLWLGLALDAAHLVLTVSDPCDGLPLPRSRAGSDLAEGGRGLCIVEALAEEWGWTPRPPAGKTVWAKLPARPPH; encoded by the coding sequence GTGCCCTCACCTGCGAGCCGCGAGTTCGGATCGTCGAGCGCAGTCGCGTCGTGGCCGGACGAGACCGCCGCGCCGGGCGGGTTCGCACGCCGAGCCGGCGGGGCCCCGCTGGACGTCACCTCCTGCTGGGGCTCGCACACGATCACCGGAGCGTTCGCGGCCGCCGCCCTGCGGATCGACTGCGGCCGGGAGGGCTTCGCCAGGGCCCGGACGTTCACTCGGGAGACGCTGCGCGGCTGGTCCCTGGACCACTGCGGTGACGACGCGGCCGTCGTCGTCACCGAACTCGCGGCCAACGCGGCGAGGCACGCCCTGCCGTTGGCCTCCGGCGACGCGGACTTGTGGCTCGGGCTCGCCCTCGACGCGGCCCATCTGGTGCTCACCGTCTCCGACCCCTGCGACGGCCTGCCCCTGCCCAGGTCCCGCGCCGGCTCCGACCTCGCCGAAGGCGGCCGGGGCCTGTGCATCGTCGAAGCCCTGGCGGAGGAATGGGGCTGGACCCCGAGACCTCCGGCGGGCAAGACGGTCTGGGCGAAACTGCCGGCCCGTCCGCCCCACTGA
- the tgmB gene encoding ATP-grasp ribosomal peptide maturase, producing the protein MTVLILTGEEDVTADMVVVHLNASSVPVVRLDPADLTAGVALSGEYVHGSFRGHLSAGGRLVSVSGLRSVWVRRPGPPAARAAQPSAWLTEEAAQSLYGMLRGSGARWMNHPDAAHRARHKPWQLRLAQRSGLPVPATLITTFPQAARDFAERFPDLVVKPVSGAHPQEPPRAVPTSRVAPDTDFGAVAYGPTLLQRRIAKRADIRLTVVGEALLAARKATPADAHPDEVDVRFASSPTPWVPAEVPPRVAAAVHAYVREAELAYGAFDFAEDADGTWWFLECNQSGQFGFVEVETGQPIARTIAQWLGRPAPEECGHVNGRRTVAP; encoded by the coding sequence ATGACCGTACTCATCCTCACGGGCGAGGAGGACGTCACGGCGGACATGGTGGTGGTGCACCTGAACGCCTCCTCGGTTCCGGTGGTCCGGCTCGACCCGGCCGACCTGACCGCGGGCGTCGCGCTCTCGGGCGAATACGTGCACGGATCCTTCCGCGGCCATCTGTCGGCCGGCGGACGCCTGGTCAGCGTGAGCGGCCTGCGGTCCGTCTGGGTGCGCAGGCCCGGGCCGCCGGCGGCCCGGGCGGCCCAGCCCTCGGCCTGGCTCACCGAGGAGGCGGCGCAGTCCCTCTACGGGATGCTGCGCGGCTCCGGGGCTCGCTGGATGAACCATCCGGACGCGGCCCACCGTGCCCGGCACAAGCCCTGGCAGCTGCGACTCGCCCAGCGCAGCGGGCTGCCGGTGCCCGCCACCCTCATCACGACGTTTCCGCAGGCGGCCCGGGACTTCGCCGAACGCTTCCCGGATCTGGTGGTCAAGCCCGTCTCCGGCGCTCATCCGCAGGAACCGCCGCGGGCGGTGCCCACCAGCCGGGTCGCGCCGGACACGGACTTCGGCGCGGTCGCCTACGGCCCCACCCTGCTGCAACGGCGGATCGCCAAGCGCGCCGACATCCGCCTGACCGTCGTCGGGGAGGCACTGCTGGCCGCCCGCAAGGCGACCCCCGCGGACGCGCACCCCGACGAGGTGGACGTGCGCTTCGCCTCGTCGCCCACGCCGTGGGTCCCTGCCGAGGTCCCGCCGCGCGTGGCGGCGGCCGTGCACGCCTATGTCCGCGAGGCGGAACTGGCCTACGGCGCTTTCGACTTCGCCGAGGACGCCGACGGAACGTGGTGGTTCCTGGAGTGCAACCAGTCGGGCCAGTTCGGATTCGTCGAGGTGGAGACCGGCCAGCCGATCGCCCGCACCATCGCCCAGTGGCTGGGCCGTCCCGCTCCCGAGGAGTGCGGGCACGTCAACGGCAGGCGTACCGTGGCGCCTTGA
- the tgmA gene encoding putative ATP-grasp-modified RiPP translates to MQPFALNYARPAVECRASTPYVYDCGLQLNVLPDGRIAASDHALLRELGTTTSTAGSKTHFDD, encoded by the coding sequence ATGCAACCGTTCGCGCTCAACTACGCACGACCAGCTGTGGAATGCAGGGCGAGCACTCCGTACGTCTACGACTGCGGACTGCAGTTGAACGTGCTCCCCGACGGACGGATCGCCGCGTCCGACCACGCGCTGCTGCGGGAGCTGGGCACCACGACCTCCACCGCGGGCTCCAAGACGCACTTCGACGACTGA
- a CDS encoding WhiB family transcriptional regulator codes for MNWRERGSCRFEDPELFFPLGEGGLSLRQIAQARAVCHQCPVLRECRAFALRNSEYDGVWGGMTAGERRAAVRRGSQDRGR; via the coding sequence ATGAACTGGCGCGAGCGCGGCTCCTGCCGCTTCGAGGATCCCGAACTGTTCTTTCCTCTCGGGGAGGGCGGCCTTTCACTGCGGCAGATAGCGCAGGCCCGCGCGGTGTGCCACCAGTGCCCCGTGCTGCGCGAGTGCAGGGCCTTCGCTCTGCGCAACAGCGAGTACGACGGTGTCTGGGGCGGTATGACGGCGGGGGAGCGCCGAGCCGCGGTGCGCCGTGGCTCCCAGGACCGCGGTCGCTGA
- a CDS encoding DUF5133 domain-containing protein — protein MLVPDPKVVRTLLTRYASLKIAQAERERAETARELEDVSYTLCVMMGTTSVHDAIARADALLLASGRTADVTTDTDGDNELSLAV, from the coding sequence GTGCTGGTTCCGGACCCGAAGGTCGTCAGGACGTTGCTGACTCGGTACGCATCGCTGAAGATCGCTCAGGCGGAGAGGGAACGGGCCGAGACGGCTCGTGAGCTGGAGGACGTCAGTTACACCCTGTGCGTCATGATGGGCACCACCAGCGTCCACGACGCGATCGCCAGGGCGGACGCCCTGCTGCTCGCCTCCGGACGGACGGCGGATGTCACGACGGACACCGACGGGGACAACGAACTGTCGCTGGCCGTGTGA
- a CDS encoding YihY/virulence factor BrkB family protein, with product MNRLHLPGHREHSTGKDAPPTPGEDYGRDGDRGRDAGATAGRVREAGPGAAGPDAAAEQEAPESPTDLPGRSWLAVFRRVVAEFRDDELTDRAAALTYYSVLSLFPALLVLVSLLGVAGRSATDQVLGSLRKLAPGSARDIITNAVHQLQHSAGLGSVLAVVGLLGAVWSASGYVAAFIRAANAVYDVPEGRPAWKVLPLRVALTVTLMVLAAASALIVVFTGTLARQAGTALGLGDAGMTAWSIAKWPVLVVLVTMMIALLYWATPNAKVRGFRWITPGSLLALLIWLAASAGFAFYVSNFGSYNKTYGTLAGVIVFLVWLWVTNLAILMGLEFDAEMSRQRVIDGGRPAHGEPYVEPRDTRAWNEEDQRRMDEGC from the coding sequence ATGAACCGTCTGCACCTTCCCGGTCATCGGGAACACTCCACCGGCAAGGACGCCCCTCCGACGCCCGGCGAGGACTACGGACGTGACGGCGACCGCGGCCGGGACGCCGGAGCCACAGCCGGTCGTGTCCGTGAGGCGGGCCCCGGGGCGGCCGGCCCGGACGCCGCTGCCGAGCAGGAAGCCCCCGAATCGCCCACCGACCTGCCCGGCCGGTCATGGCTGGCGGTGTTCCGCCGGGTCGTCGCGGAGTTCCGGGACGACGAGCTGACCGACCGCGCCGCCGCCCTGACGTACTACAGCGTGCTGTCGCTGTTCCCGGCGCTGCTGGTGCTGGTCTCGCTGCTCGGTGTGGCGGGCCGGTCCGCCACCGACCAGGTGCTGGGCAGTCTGCGCAAACTCGCACCCGGCTCGGCCCGCGACATCATCACCAACGCCGTGCACCAGCTGCAGCACAGCGCCGGCCTGGGATCGGTGCTCGCGGTGGTGGGCCTGCTGGGCGCCGTGTGGTCGGCGTCCGGTTACGTCGCCGCGTTCATCCGCGCCGCCAACGCGGTCTACGACGTGCCCGAAGGGCGCCCGGCATGGAAGGTGCTCCCGCTTCGGGTGGCGCTGACGGTGACCCTGATGGTGCTCGCCGCGGCCAGCGCACTGATCGTCGTCTTCACCGGCACCCTGGCCCGGCAGGCGGGCACCGCCCTCGGACTGGGGGACGCGGGAATGACCGCGTGGTCCATCGCGAAGTGGCCCGTCCTCGTCGTCCTGGTGACGATGATGATCGCGCTCCTGTACTGGGCCACGCCCAACGCCAAGGTGCGCGGCTTCCGGTGGATCACCCCGGGCAGCCTGCTCGCCCTGCTGATCTGGCTGGCCGCGTCGGCGGGCTTCGCCTTCTACGTGTCCAACTTCGGCTCCTACAACAAGACCTACGGCACCCTGGCCGGAGTCATCGTCTTCCTCGTGTGGCTGTGGGTCACCAACCTGGCGATCCTGATGGGCCTGGAATTCGACGCGGAGATGTCACGTCAGCGCGTGATCGACGGGGGCCGGCCGGCGCACGGCGAACCCTACGTGGAGCCCCGGGACACCCGCGCCTGGAACGAGGAGGACCAGCGGCGCATGGACGAGGGCTGCTGA
- a CDS encoding SAM-dependent methyltransferase: MPADHKLPAKIDEHVPTAARMYDYYLGGKDNYAADRAACEELDKVVPSTRRLALNNRRFLQRAVRTLARDYGIRQFLDHGSGLPTQDNVHQVAQRVDPSAHVVYVDNDPMVLVHGRALLEQDERTAVIHADMRWTDEIFTHPETERLIDFSEPVAVLFNSVFHCIPDSDTDGPLAVVDRVRERLAPGSLMLMCQLVSDDPEVRDFVTGFMDRATQGHWGRVREEKDVAQWFEGLDLLEPGLVEVSTWRPDTDVAPRQLTHEWVEFGGVGLLR; the protein is encoded by the coding sequence ATGCCTGCGGACCACAAGCTGCCCGCGAAGATCGACGAGCACGTGCCGACGGCCGCACGCATGTACGACTACTACCTGGGCGGCAAGGACAACTACGCAGCGGACCGCGCGGCGTGCGAGGAACTCGACAAGGTCGTCCCGAGCACCCGCAGGCTCGCGCTGAACAACCGGCGCTTTCTGCAGCGGGCCGTCAGGACCCTCGCGCGGGACTACGGCATCCGGCAGTTCCTCGACCACGGCTCCGGGCTGCCCACCCAGGACAACGTCCACCAGGTCGCCCAGCGCGTCGACCCCAGCGCGCACGTCGTCTACGTGGACAACGACCCCATGGTGCTGGTCCACGGCCGGGCCCTGCTGGAGCAGGACGAGCGCACCGCCGTCATCCACGCCGACATGCGATGGACCGACGAGATCTTCACGCACCCGGAGACCGAGCGGCTGATCGACTTCTCCGAGCCGGTGGCCGTGCTGTTCAACTCGGTCTTCCACTGCATCCCGGACAGTGACACCGACGGCCCGCTCGCGGTGGTCGACCGTGTGCGCGAGAGGCTCGCGCCCGGCAGCCTGATGCTCATGTGCCAGCTGGTCAGCGACGATCCCGAGGTACGCGACTTCGTCACCGGCTTCATGGACCGGGCCACGCAGGGCCACTGGGGCCGGGTCCGCGAAGAGAAGGACGTCGCACAGTGGTTCGAGGGCCTCGACCTCCTCGAGCCGGGCCTCGTGGAGGTCTCCACCTGGCGGCCCGACACGGACGTGGCACCTCGTCAGCTCACCCACGAATGGGTGGAGTTCGGCGGGGTGGGCCTGCTGCGCTGA
- a CDS encoding helix-turn-helix transcriptional regulator produces MSAESHRISRLEPYLDRSEPAPTLLKMLLGVQLAGFREDARLSQEQAARELGFSAAKLSRIESGKGRRPPAEQDVRALLRLYGTGDHESSVLLKLVRRASEPGWWQRYDKRLMPEWFDRLVGLQEAAAAIRTFEIQYVPGLLQTPAYTRAVVVRGLPTASAGEVQRRVELRTRRAQLLLREDAPQLWAVLDESVLLRVLGSREVMREQLARLVDMAERPNVTLQIVPLDVTNASAPNIPITYLRFGGLDLPDVVYLEHIRSANFLEDRDETEEYRIALDRLADEALTPQESLALLRKTMKDRYAGP; encoded by the coding sequence ATGTCCGCCGAGTCGCATCGCATCTCCCGCCTCGAACCCTATCTGGACCGCTCCGAGCCGGCCCCGACTCTGCTGAAGATGCTGCTCGGGGTCCAGCTCGCGGGATTCCGTGAGGACGCCCGCCTGTCCCAGGAACAGGCGGCACGCGAACTCGGCTTCAGCGCCGCCAAGTTGTCGCGCATCGAGTCGGGCAAGGGCCGTCGGCCGCCGGCGGAGCAGGACGTCCGTGCCCTGCTGCGGCTGTACGGCACCGGTGACCACGAGTCCTCGGTCCTGCTCAAGCTGGTGCGGCGCGCGAGCGAGCCCGGCTGGTGGCAGCGCTACGACAAGCGGCTGATGCCCGAGTGGTTCGACCGGCTGGTCGGGCTGCAGGAGGCGGCCGCCGCGATCCGCACCTTCGAGATCCAGTACGTTCCCGGCCTGCTGCAGACGCCTGCGTACACCCGGGCGGTGGTGGTGCGGGGTCTGCCGACCGCGTCCGCCGGCGAGGTGCAGCGTCGCGTGGAACTGCGCACCCGCCGCGCCCAGTTGCTGCTGCGCGAGGACGCTCCGCAACTGTGGGCGGTCCTCGACGAATCGGTGCTGCTGCGCGTCCTGGGCAGCCGCGAGGTCATGCGCGAGCAGCTGGCCCGGCTCGTCGACATGGCCGAACGCCCCAACGTGACCCTGCAGATCGTGCCGCTGGACGTGACGAACGCGTCCGCGCCGAACATCCCGATCACCTATCTCCGCTTCGGCGGGCTCGACCTGCCGGACGTCGTCTATCTCGAACACATCCGGAGCGCCAACTTCCTCGAGGACCGCGACGAGACGGAGGAGTACCGGATCGCCCTGGACCGCCTGGCCGACGAGGCGCTGACACCTCAGGAGTCCCTGGCCCTGCTGCGCAAGACGATGAAGGACCGCTACGCGGGTCCCTGA
- a CDS encoding PP2C family protein-serine/threonine phosphatase — MVKLAGRAPHRDRDRRGWLRGAPPPHWVRVLPILLVVAVCAATLSSPGPLDIGFLLGAIPPLAVLSYGPLATAVLGGSVVALLTVPVFRLNHPGNTDLETVCFVAVLSVLLSFVRSRRDAQLDLERTIAEAAQRAVVPPVPPRVGPVRCAGLYRAAQRGTLVGGDFFDVRRGPHGVRAVMGDVQGHGLAAVSTVAALLGSFREAVLDRPDLTAVATALDRRLVVDSEEVRHAELFATAVLLEFSGDARSVRVVTCGHPPPVLLRDGKATEVEVAPWTPLGLGLSDGVPRQDGNTVLLRPGDVLFLASDGVTEARDAHGAFYPLLDRLPGLAHLDPAVLADHVLGDVLAHCGTVRDDVTMLVLTACPTDGHPT; from the coding sequence GTGGTGAAGCTGGCTGGCCGGGCACCGCACCGGGACCGGGACCGACGGGGCTGGCTGCGGGGCGCCCCACCGCCCCACTGGGTGCGGGTACTGCCGATCCTGCTGGTCGTCGCCGTGTGCGCGGCCACCCTGTCGAGTCCGGGGCCCCTCGACATCGGCTTCCTGCTCGGAGCCATCCCGCCGCTGGCCGTGCTCTCGTACGGGCCGCTGGCGACCGCGGTACTCGGCGGTTCCGTGGTCGCTCTGCTGACCGTACCCGTCTTCCGTCTGAACCATCCGGGCAACACCGACCTGGAGACGGTCTGCTTCGTCGCCGTCCTGAGCGTGCTCCTCTCCTTCGTGCGCAGCCGCCGCGACGCGCAGCTGGATCTGGAGCGGACCATCGCGGAGGCCGCGCAGCGCGCCGTCGTCCCGCCGGTCCCCCCGCGGGTCGGCCCGGTGCGCTGCGCCGGCCTGTACCGGGCCGCGCAGCGCGGAACACTGGTCGGCGGGGACTTCTTCGACGTGCGCCGGGGACCGCACGGTGTCCGGGCGGTCATGGGCGATGTGCAGGGGCACGGCCTGGCGGCGGTGTCCACCGTGGCCGCGCTGCTGGGCAGCTTCCGGGAGGCGGTCCTCGACCGCCCGGATCTGACGGCGGTCGCGACCGCCCTGGACCGCCGGCTGGTGGTGGACTCGGAGGAGGTGCGGCACGCGGAGCTGTTCGCCACCGCCGTACTGCTGGAATTCTCCGGTGACGCCCGGTCGGTGCGGGTGGTGACCTGCGGCCATCCGCCCCCGGTGCTGCTGCGGGACGGGAAGGCCACGGAGGTCGAGGTCGCTCCGTGGACGCCGCTCGGTCTCGGCCTCTCCGACGGCGTCCCCCGGCAGGACGGGAACACCGTGCTGCTGCGGCCCGGCGACGTTCTGTTCCTGGCCTCCGACGGCGTCACCGAGGCGCGGGACGCGCACGGCGCCTTCTACCCCCTGCTCGACCGGCTGCCCGGGCTCGCCCATCTCGACCCGGCCGTCCTGGCCGACCATGTCCTGGGCGACGTCCTCGCGCACTGCGGGACCGTCCGCGACGACGTGACGATGCTCGTCCTCACGGCCTGCCCCACGGACGGGCACCCGACGTGA